atctttgaggtcttttccaacctaaacacTTCTATGATGTTATGACTCCACGGATCTTGTGGCATAGCTACTTTTTTATCCATCTAACTGTGCACCCAGTACCAGTGTAATGTATTTCCTTGGATGCACTGCAGAGGAATTGCTGGCAGAAGAACCTGTTCAGATTTGGCACATATGCAACCCACAGCCATTTGACTCTGTGTCCAAGGTTTTGCCCTGAGCTGttgaggctctgcaggactgcagagctgcaaacaGACAAATGAAGTCCAAAAGATGagtccagctgcttttccctgaggctgctcctgaaCACGGGGCAAGAAGGAGCTCCTGGGATCACAGGCTTGCCCTGAAGTCCTGTTCTGGGACTCAGCAGGGCAAACAATGGTTTTCCAAGCAAACTCCCCTGCAAATCCCTTCCAGACTATCCTCacctgtccccagagccttctgAGCAGAAGATGGCCACCTGCCAGCTGCTCAAATCCTGACCCACTTTTCCTGAGAACTCAGCAAGGGAGAGTTTCACAGACAAGAGGAAATCCCTAAACAGCATGCAGCCCAGAGAATGGAAAGTTTTTTCTTGGGGGGGTTGGGTTTATTGTGgttccccccccacccccaaccCTTCCAACTTCCCAATGAATGCATCTGGCAGCTCACTGTCCCTGCCAGTGCGGGATCCCAGCGGAAaccagagctgggagggctctTCCTGCCTGGGGGAGGCTTCCCAGGAGTGTGAGGGATTTACAGTCACCACCTCTCGCTCCCCATCCCCTGCAGAGTCGCCTGAAGGCCATGTGCAGTGGCAGGCTGCAGACAGCTTTGCTGGGGGCTGGCTACTTCGTCTACCTGctggtgggtgctgctgtgTTCCAGGCCCTGGAGAGGACTGctgagaagcaggagaaaatggCAGCTGCCCAGATGAAGGAGGCTTTTCTGCAGAACTTCACGCAGCTCACGGTGGCAGAGATGGAGCAGTTCATGAAGGTGAGTGGAAgtcctttctccctcctctttccccatCAGGATGTTGTTTCCTACTCATTCTTACTGCACAGGTAACTCTCGCTGCTTTCCTTCTGATTGTGGTCACTTGGATGCTTCCAGCAAACCCCTGTCTGGTGTGAGCAGGCAGCTCAGTTTGATGGTAAATACAGCTTGTGTAGCTGCACAAAACCTTGAGCATGCTAGCTATTAAATGTCCCCATCCCACAAtatctgggttttttggggtctTGCCTCCTGTTGATTCTGCTTTTAGTGGGGCTGTGCTCTTACACAATGGTGTGgcacagcaagaaaaatgagGTTCTCTGAAATGAGTAAGTGTGACTGCCACTTGGAACAGCATCACAGATAGTGCAGTATAGAAACAATAAGGAAAGGTctggatggggaaaaaaacaaaaaccaaatctCCAAATAGCTACAAGGAGGGTGGCATGATCAGAGTTTAGTTTTTGAGGATgctgcagaagagaaacaggTAGCCTAGCcaggggaaaatatttctggtcATGGCAGATCTtcaaggaaaatgaagatgaatATGGCTGTTTCTTCAGCCTGAGTATTTTAGAGCTCTATCTGCTATAATGCAGGAGAAAATGAGGAGTTAAAGCCTTGCTGGAAGCATTTCCACATGGAAATCTTAATGGGCCAGttcataaaataaagaaatgtggGGAAGAACTGGTTTTTCTAAGAACCAGCAATTCAACCCCTGTTTCACCCATGCATGCATCCTCTTCACATTGTTTTATATGAGTAGGGaagaaggtaaaaaagaaaaagagagcttttcaagaagagaagaaaaaaaatatgagctTTTAAGGTAAAGAAATCTTTGTGCAATGGctatggaaattatttttgttagcCTCAATTTTCTTAGACACCAGCAAAAAACATAGTGAAGGGAGAAGCAGGGAAGAAGATTTTGCTGGTGCAATTTATTCCAGCACgtgtcctgctcctggcagggctctgtcctggaTTTTATCTCAGTTGTTTCTGTACAAACCATCCTGCCTTCCAGATGCCCAGTCCACTGTTCTCTGTTTGCtaaggacagggacagctggatactgtttgcttttaaaatttccttttaacttgaaaagaaaaaaaagagagaaataaaaaaagtaacagCATTTAGAATTAAAATGAAGGAAGATGCATAAAGTGATAAATATAGCACTGGAGAGATGTGGAAGAAATATTTAGTCAAGCCTTGTGTGGCAGGGCAGTCTCAACTcatcccaaacccaaaccatctcTGACAGATGTTCCTCCAACCTCCTCTCAAAGGCAATTTGCAAATATGTGTGTAAATGTATAAATTTATCTATGTGTATTCATGCATTCAGTTTGGAGTAGAATGTGTATGTCAGGCTTTGCAAATCAAGATACTTTGAATTTAATTCTGTGACACTAATCAAAATACAAACTTGAAATGAAATGCTCAGTGTATCTCATGTGTACACTGGCACAACTCACTGGTGCCCCACTGGGAGGGATCAGAGCCACTGCTCTGATCCAGGTGGGTGATCAGATCTTGGATCCTCCACTGCCATCTCAACTGCAAGTCCAAATCCAGCAATCAGCCACCCCCATCTCTTAAACCAGTGCTCTGCCACATCCTAGTCACTCACAGGATCGTGATTTTCCAAACTACTTGGCCTGAGAGAAACAAGGTCCTTGGTCATACTGAAAGAAACAACTTCTCTCCAAACACCCACTAGAGCAGTCAGCATGAACAGGGCAGAAGTTGAACACCCAAACCCACTGGATAATGGCTTCCCAACCTTGGAGGTGAAGGTGTGAATAGTGTCAGACAATCTCTGAAGTGAGGTGAGTGGTACtcacaggagaggagcagcagctggctaAACCTGTAATATTTTTGCAGCAAGCACTTGAGAAAAGCAGTCATGATGATACCAAACTTTGCTTTCTCTCCCAGAACCTGATTGAAGCCATTCAAAATGGGGTATACCCTGTTGGAAATGAGTCACAGTTTGAAGAGAGCAACTGGGATTTCAGCAACTCCTTCTTCTTTGCAGGCACAGTTGTCTCCACAATAGGTAGGTCTAATGCTTTCCATTTACGTGTGCTAGTGTGAGAGTGATGCTTAATATGTCTGGCTATTAGGACATGATTGGATAATGCTTTCCAGGATAAAAACTCCAGCCCTTTGCTGTCATGGGTGGCAAGCAGGCATGGACTTACTCCTAAGACCTCCCCAGTGCACAGTtcttcatgcatttttttttggcttctcAAATATCAGTGGCCTTTCCTGTTATTTCCcacttgtttcttcttttcaaatcaTCTATAATGTTCACTCTGCTGATATTTGTGGGTGGGAGATAAACTTCACTTTCCTGGTGTTTATTCCAGGCTTTAAATCTGAGAGTGCTGTAAAACATAAAAGATGTAAGGAAAGAAGTGAATCCTGCTGGGGCCTGGGCAGTGTCTCCATAACCTGTTTTGAGCTGTTAGTTCACTTATTTAATTAGTAACatgccaggaggaaaaaaatgggaagggGTAAAGGCAAATGCTGAGAATTTTACACTGCTGCTTCTAGCTGTTCTGACCTTTACAGGGCCTGCCTGCCCCTATCTGCTTCATCCTTTCTTTCAAATGTACATCCCAAAAAGTGCAGGCCCACCAAACTTAAGGATAAAATCCATACTGTTGGCACCTGCTTCACAGTCATGCAATGGAAGTCAAATCTGTGTTTTTACAGAGTGATGCTGAAGCCTCACTCCCACCAGACCCTAAGCACATCTGATCTGTGGGTGTGACATTTCCCAGGGGCCCCAGTAGTGTCCCAGCACCATGGGAGCTGTGTAATTGCTGCCTGAGCCCACAGGGACATCTGCTGTAGAAGGGGAGAGTTCTGACCCATCACTGAAATTGGAATATTTCTACAACAGGGAGCACAAGACAGCTCATGCATTTGGAAATCCAGTAGCCCAAAAATCACTCAGTTGTTTTGTCTTTTCACCCAAAGAAAACATTGCATTTTCCAAGTAATGGATGCCTTGACATGAACTGTGCATGGGAAGTGCAGTTTCCCAGGGTCACTGATAGCATGAGGACATACACAAAGTTCAGTATTCTTGCACTCAGGCATGTACCTTATGGGGTCCAAGAGTCTTGAGACTAAAGGACATGTTTGGGGTTGTTCCACTACTTAGATAAATCTTCTCTTAGTAGGACCTTAAGGCAAATGTCTCTCTGGCATGAATAAATCAGCCTCCAGCAAGGTCTGGGCTAATTAGTACCATCTATTGTGATGCACAGTGCACTGCCTTGGGACTGGAGTCAGTATCTGGACACAGGAACTcactgggatggagccaggGAGGTCACTAACACACAGGCAGATCAACAAGAAGCTGGAGATGTGATCCTGACAGCCTGGGACTCCAGCTCTGATGTCTTCCAGATCCTCAGAGTTCTGATTTCTGACTTTCCATGTATTTGTCACAGGACAAAACATGTTTCTCATAATTACATCTTGATTGTGTTTTTGTTCCCACTAAGGCTGTGTTGGGAACACACAGTGCTTCTGCATTCCCCCAGACATGCAGGGTGAACCACTTCATCTGCTTACTGcctttttcagaggaaaaaagagtgCATTTGGGCTGAGAAACACTAGCCACATCTTTTAGGGTCAAAGGCAGGCTGGATTAGAGTAAAGGTGCAAATGACTGTTAATTGCTGCAGTTCTTTGGATTATCTCCTCTGacccatcttttttttttataggtTATGGCACATTACATCCTAAAACTGCTGGGGGACAGatcttttgtgtgttttttgctctttttggaaTCCCTCTGAACATTGTTTTTCTGCACCGTGTCGGTAAGATGCTCTCACTGCTCTGCAAAAAGCTGGGGAAATTCCTGTATGAGAAAGGAATGAGAAAggtaatttgttttatttaccCAGGCACAATCATATGCTCATTTCTAGTGTTTTTCTCAAGTTTTTGCTGCCTTAACCTTGATTGTACTTTTGTGCTGGGTTAGATGTTGTTCTAGGGCAGTAAAAGAGGCATTCTTCACTTGCAGAGCTAAGCAGACATGCCAGCCATAGAGGAGATATTCAGACAAAGGCATGCATTTTGTCTTCCCATCTAGATGGCAGAAATCCAGCCCCCTTCAGCAATCAGTGGAGAGGTGGGGCATCCCACCTCACTTCTTGAGACACTTATCTCAGGAGCCAACACTCTAGGAAAGTGCATGCATCCCTTTAAAACCAGTAAGGGTGATTAAACATCACATTGAGGCTGCAAAAAGCAGGTGAGCTGTGCAAAGCTGTAAAAAATTAGGTGAGGTGTAGAGGTTTTGGTGGATTTTAACTCAATGCATGGTGTGCTACCCCTCCTAACTGATTACCCAGTCCTTTAGTCTTCCTCCACCCTTAACTTTGACAGAAAAGAAGCATCAGGCTGAAGTTGTCCATTGCTGAAAGATGAGGAGACACCTGTAACAAGCTACAGACAGGATGTCTTTTGTCTGGTTTATGCCCCAGTTTATTTTCAGCTCCTCCCCTtctctcagcactgctgaggaagTGAGAATAGCTTTTCTGTGTCTCCTACTGTAACTCTCTTTCAGGATAAGGTATGATTGCTACAGATAACCCTGTTAGATTGCTGAATTCCCCGTCATATAGGGCAAACTTAAACAGAAGATAGGCTCAATCAGATACAGATTCAAGCATGAAGATATGAAAATTTATCCAGCAGTTGCCATTAATTTCCAGGCAATCTGGATTTGGAAAATTCTATACATAGAAACTATGTATGTCTGGCTGATAAATCTCTACATATGACAAATCTTCTCCAGTCAAAGCTCCTTCATGACTGCTGGGAAGTAGAATGGTTCAAAAGTCACTGTCCAGGCTCTTCTTTATCAAGAGCTCATTAgtttttggggttcttttgtAGTGAGATACCCACTGGTTAGGAGCCAAATTGTGGCATTGATGCAGTGAGAAATAAAGTCAGTAATCAAGACTCTTGAAGATAGAACTGTCAGAAATGGTGCAATTCGTTTTTATTAAAAGATACTCTTTTCCCAGGCAAGTCTGAATTTAGGTGCCAACCCTAAATACctaaaaactaaaaatgaagTTGTATGGTGATAAGTGGAAATGGTTTGACCCCGGTAAATGTCACTAGATAAGAATTTCTCAATAGTCCCAGTCATTGATACAATCAGGTAAAAAACTATATCTTCCGGGGCCACTGTGGTCATGCAACACTCATAACACCTGGCTTCCCCCTGCTTCTAAGCAGGACTAAGgtatttccagaggaaaagcacTCAGCAGAAATCCTTCAGATCCTCCTGATCCCAGATAGCCATCCCCTTTGAATAACCACCATTATATATAGCTTATTTGTGTCTCAAATCATGAATATAATTGaactggtttatttttcagaagaagatCAAATTTCTGACCCTTTTGTTCTTCCTGGCAACGGGGATCCTGGTTTTTCTGTGCTTGCCATCAGTCTTCTTCCAGATAACAGAGGGCTGGTCCTACAGTGAAGGAATTTACTTTGCATTTATCACCCTCAGCACCATTGGCTTTGGAGATTATGTTGTAGGTAAGGTTGATTCCAGAGAGGAAACACATCCAAACACCAGGATAATGGCTGTAATTGCCATGGGTTGACTGAATGTACTGTAGAGACAAATCTGTCAAAAGTCTTTGCCTAGTCTTTGCCTTGTACAGTTCTGGGGGAAAGTACTCACTTCTCTGGGGTTGTATGTGCTGATAAAAGCACCAAATCATCAAAATATAAGGAAATGAGGTGCTTTGGGGTGCAAAGGAGACAAGTATTTTAGTTAGGGAAGGGTGAGAGAAGGGAAAGTGAAATTTTTATTACCAAGAGGCAACAGTTTATGACAGCTGTACAAAACAAGgtgtgtatttaaaaatagcaattaGATAGGCCTCATGGCTCTATGATTTCATCTTCATTAAGATGACTGAACTggagctgaaatatttttctgtgccaGTATTTATCTTAATTGGCCTTAACAACAGTAATGAAATGTTGATAAGTTTAATGCTTCACATCTTCACAATGAAACAAGCAGAATCAATGACTGCTCTGAGAATTATGCACTGAGAATTGCTTACAGATGATAAAGGGTTTTGCACTGGCCAAGTGGAACAGAACAGGTTTGAGTTGATTTGCATTTTAGTAATTCAAAACTGATGTGTAGCTGACCCTGTTTGGGGCAGGCAGACCTGCTGGGAAGATGGCTGAGCTGGAATACTTGTACATACTGGTGATACCTCCAGGGTGAAACTCCCTGGGGGTTGTTAACTGAATACTTCCTGCTCAAGTCCAGTTTTGGGTTGACAATATAAAGATGTTACTTGTGGCTTTGCTAACTCCACATCATGAACTCCAAATAAGAGCACAACAAGGAGATGCTTTGTACCAAGGCTGAGAATCCCTTTGCCAACTcaatgccagcagcagaaaaagttACAGCTGTTGGGTACCTGTGCATGGGGACAAACCTGCCCACTGCTGCCCCATTTCCAGAGCTCTTGGataacaaagaagaaaagtcttGCCCATTAATCTGTGCAGTACAGAGCACTGCAGGACTTGAAAAGAGTTGCCAGCACCCAGGCTCCTTCTGGGCAGGTTCACCACAGGGTTTGTGGTGGTATCTCTGTCCATGCACAGTGCTGTGTTATCAACTATGTCAAATCACCTCTGGCAGTGGCTTGGAGCACTCCATAAGCAATATCACCAAGTGTTCTTGCAGATGCCAGGGCCACACCACCTTTACCATGATGATAATATTGTGTGGAACCAAGCAAATACTCTGTGTATGTTGGGGTCAAACAAAATGACCCATGCAGAACAGCAGGTGTGAGGTCCTGGCAATGCTAAGAGGACCAGACTGCATGAAATAAGCTTTGGTCCACTGGTTTCCCACATGGAAAGTTCTGGTCTTGGCATGTGTCAGTAAATTCTCATCAATCATGTAGTTTTTTAAATGGAGGAAGCTCCTGAAGCCATTCAAAAGTGAGGTAGGAATTGCAGCTACTCTCTCTGTGTGCTCGCAGGTACCTGTAATTTAAAGGGAACTTTATTGGGCTGTAATCACACTCTGTAGGAATATAGGGAATTACAATTACCCAGATAATAATGGTTGTGTGGTTATAGTGGCCCACTGCACTCTGCTTTTTGTGCTTTGGGAGTTTGTGTGCAATTCCAAGATAACACAATACAATTCAACACTACTTCCCACATTATTTCATTTACCTGTACGTGCAGCAGTTGAACTGGGATTGATATATAgtacagggagaaaaaaacctgcccTGATAGTAATTCACCTCAGTCAcaggatcatagaatcacagaatgattcaCTTCAATTCCAGTGTGTCATTTGGTAGGCCAGCATATTTGTATCATGTTTTTTGCATGTATCAGTTCATGGCAACAATAAGAGAATTGCCCAGCCTTAACCTAATGCTCTGGAGCTGAGTCTCCATTACAGCAAAAAAGTCACTTTAAAGTACTTAATATAAAACATAATGATAAATTCATTAGGCTGTTCCACTTTACACTGGCAAGgcaattttaactttttaattttctccccCCTTATCTTCAGGCAAACAGTCTGACAGGAAATACTTTTCCTACTATCGAGTGCTTGTGGCCATTTGGATTCTTTTTGGCCTTGCCTGGATTGCTCTGCTGTTTAATTTATTGACAACAGTACTAGaagatactgaaaaaataattgtcaAGGATCTCCAGCAAATTGGAAAGGTGAGTAAGGACAATGTAGGAAGCCAGCAAAGAAGATGCTGGCCTGTTCAATTTATTCCAGAAGAAGAACCACTACCACCACGTGCTGGAGGGGATGCAATGAAAATGGAGTCATTAACAGCAGATTctgaacacacaaaaaatgaaaaaaagggtTTTCTAATAACAAAACTATTGCCATAACGTGTTGAGAATTGAATTCTTCATTGGAGAATTGCTAGTTAATTATTCTAAAGAAATTcccttagaaataaaatttctcctACCTTCTGCTGAGATGTGACCTTTTAGAACTCGAGACTTACAGTTACACAAAGCCTGGATATTAATGGTAAGAAATTTGCTCCTCAGTTTGCAGCTGGGTTGTGCTAACAGCCTGAGAAGTGCACTTGCTTTGCAAGGTGTTTTAAAGGTGCTTTCACAAAAATGCAGAGGAGGGGCATGGAAGAGCTTGCTGGTTCTGTTTGGATTTTGCAGCTTCCAAGAAAACATGTCTCTTCCAGGAACTGACATGCACAAGCTTTTCTGGCATTGCATAGCActtttggaagaagaaa
This sequence is a window from Serinus canaria isolate serCan28SL12 chromosome 5, serCan2020, whole genome shotgun sequence. Protein-coding genes within it:
- the LOC103826852 gene encoding potassium channel subfamily K member 16-like isoform X3, yielding MCSGRLQTALLGAGYFVYLLVGAAVFQALERTAEKQEKMAAAQMKEAFLQNFTQLTVAEMEQFMKNLIEAIQNGVYPVGNESQFEESNWDFSNSFFFAGTVVSTIGYGTLHPKTAGGQIFCVFFALFGIPLNIVFLHRVGKMLSLLCKKLGKFLYEKGMRKKKIKFLTLLFFLATGILVFLCLPSVFFQITEGWSYSEGIYFAFITLSTIGFGDYVVGKQSDRKYFSYYRVLVAIWILFGLAWIALLFNLLTTVLEDTEKIIVKDLQQIGKPSSW
- the LOC103826852 gene encoding potassium channel subfamily K member 16-like isoform X1, producing MCSGRLQTALLGAGYFVYLLVGAAVFQALERTAEKQEKMAAAQMKEAFLQNFTQLTVAEMEQFMKNLIEAIQNGVYPVGNESQFEESNWDFSNSFFFAGTVVSTIGYGTLHPKTAGGQIFCVFFALFGIPLNIVFLHRVGKMLSLLCKKLGKFLYEKGMRKKKIKFLTLLFFLATGILVFLCLPSVFFQITEGWSYSEGIYFAFITLSTIGFGDYVVGKQSDRKYFSYYRVLVAIWILFGLAWIALLFNLLTTVLEDTEKIIVKDLQQIGKVSKDNVGSQQRRCWPVQFIPEEEPLPPRAGGDAMKMESLTADSEHTKNEKKGFLITKLLP
- the LOC103826852 gene encoding potassium channel subfamily K member 16-like isoform X2; the encoded protein is MCSGRLQTALLGAGYFVYLLVGAAVFQALERTAEKQEKMAAAQMKEAFLQNFTQLTVAEMEQFMKNLIEAIQNGVYPVGNESQFEESNWDFSNSFFFAGTVVSTIGYGTLHPKTAGGQIFCVFFALFGIPLNIVFLHRVGKMLSLLCKKLGKFLYEKGMRKKIKFLTLLFFLATGILVFLCLPSVFFQITEGWSYSEGIYFAFITLSTIGFGDYVVGKQSDRKYFSYYRVLVAIWILFGLAWIALLFNLLTTVLEDTEKIIVKDLQQIGKVSKDNVGSQQRRCWPVQFIPEEEPLPPRAGGDAMKMESLTADSEHTKNEKKGFLITKLLP